One part of the Vicugna pacos chromosome 20, VicPac4, whole genome shotgun sequence genome encodes these proteins:
- the LOC140687672 gene encoding uncharacterized protein, with amino-acid sequence MAAVRRARSYCRCLVRFSDRELC; translated from the coding sequence ATGGCTGCCGTACGCCGGGCCCGCAGTTACTGCCGCTGCCTGGTGCGCTTCTCCGACCGAGAACTCTGCTAA
- the LOC140687673 gene encoding uncharacterized protein yields the protein MYLGDSHVLLKTSCCCCCCCCHRKIWLHSGEACCGCRTGPPLA from the coding sequence atgtatttggGAGATAGTCACGTTCTTTTGAAGAcctcttgctgctgctgctgttgctgctgccatCGAAAAATCTGGTTACACTCCGGGGAGGCCTGCTGCGGCTGCAGGACTGGTCCACCTCTGGCCTGA